In the genome of Aphidius gifuensis isolate YNYX2018 linkage group LG6, ASM1490517v1, whole genome shotgun sequence, the window cgccAATGAAATACTCTACTAATTTATCggcataaatattttcaattacaatctatttttatgacgttaaaaaataatgaaaaacaaatgttaatttaatttacatgtgtcatttaaattattttgaaatttataaataattgttgtcaTTGCAAATTGCCACAAAATTTCCCCATTGAATTTTCACTTCCTCTAATTTCGtgaatattacaaaaatgttattataattttgtcacCAATTCGTGTTAAATTAcaagtatatgaaaaaaaaaattacgggGCTTATGATTACACTATTATTTCACGTATTAACGAAATTCAAGTTAATCTAATTGACGGAGAAAGTCCCCAAGATATATTCCGGATATGTAATTAACCAAAGGAATTCAATGTGTAATCTCTCATGGgacattttcatatatataataaaaattgattagaattaatatttattttttgctgatGTACACAcccaattgaaaaaaaagaaaatttataaaatattaaataataaaacatcacgcaaaaattatctataatttatcaattatcagataaatactgtaaaattaaattgaaaatataatttcaattattatatatatgaatttaattattttttaatattaaatttatatattacgtTAAAtggcaaataaaatattgacccattttttaaaaactggtaaaattaaataaatttcactcAAGGTTTTGTAAACACATTGCAGcctatttttattatgcaaTGTATCACATTTAATCGCACTTTATATCGTGATGGTTATACTTTGAtagaaagttttttattttttcaatttaatcatcgtaatgatgatttaataaataaatatactcgTGTCTTTgcgttttagttttttttttttttatacttttgaaTTTCATGCTTGTTTTCTTAATATGTATATacgacaatataattttattgttttattttgttcgaagtattgtattattaataataattattatactttcacgaaaaattaatttttttatggtattattaatttatttccgTGAGTATTGTCTTTATGAACCTTTTAaggtgaattttattttcataatgattattattatttgtgaaaaatacaatagaatatttgtttgatttttaatgagttttagtttttttaaattcttgagATAATATCGATATGAAGTCATTTCCTTGTTCTCATAATTATCAATAGTCttggtataattttattgaaaatattttcatctaattATCGATGTATTTCTCAATggtaattaagaaaaatattatcatgcaatttaaattgtaatttttttaaaatgatttattaaactttgacaatttacatgtaattttattttttattttttcgtaacTGGAAAGTCATTTTGATTACAATCTTcagtgtcttttttttttttttttatcttgtaatgattacaatcaatttgaatttaaatccTTGTCGAACAAATTTGATACAATCAAGATATCAAATGAATTCAACTGTCattctaattttaaaaaaaaattatttaaaaatgattttatatatttttttttaattcaaataatgctgagagaaaaaaaaaacaaaaaaaaattataatttttatcattaacaaggctctcataaaattttataattatatatttttttatgaatttgaattttcagtctcaatgatattgttatacgaggaaaaaaataaaaacaaaaaaacaagacgaaaaatttatcaattcaagttttctcaataattttttttttctttttttgacgcaataacttgaatttttacatttttatatgtctttgattattaacaaataatttttttctttaattcaaAGCTGGTTTAGTCACCACCTGCCATAACTTCCATAAattctgaaaaataatttatgataaatttccaAATAAAAACACCAGCagaatagataattttttttaaattttataaatttaaacttaccaTCAAAATCAAGTGTACCAGAACCATCAGCATCAATTTCTTCAATCATTAAATCAAGTTCTTCATTTGTCAATTTATCATCTAATTCATGTagaatttgtttaaaaacatCAGTTGTTATATAACCATTACCCTCTTTATCATAAAGACGAAATGCTTCACGAAGTTCTTGTTGCATTGCTTCAGTATCTTCTTCAACTAAAAATCTAGCAGCAAGTGTACAAAATTCTTCAAATTCCAGCTCACCAGATccttaaaaattcaaataaatttccatattaaaaactaaaacatcaataatatttaaaacacaCTAACCATCTTCATCAACTTCAGCAATAATTTCAGCAAGTGTTTCTTCAGTTTGCTCATAAcccaacatatttaaaattgttccAACCATGTCTGTTCCAATGCACCCTTTTTTACTTTGATCAAAAGCATCAAAAGCTTTTtttaacactaaaaaaaaattactcatttattttttaatcaatatttcaatttttttatttaaaaaaaaaaaaaacaacaacttaCAAACAATTTGATCCTTTCCTAACTCATcctgaaataatatataaaattatttattatcaattttatattaaattaatatttagctCACcattttactgtttttttttttaaattaagagtTACTACTAATTCTAATatttaagtaaattatttaaaagcaaCGACGACCTGGCCACAACTTGGCAATATGCGGGAATAACTGTCGAGCAACATCGTTTTTAAACGGAGCTAAAATTTCCTGGCAACGTATAATCAAATCGTCATTTTAGGTCGTTTTCATAAAATTCTTCTAGTGGTTTTCAAATTTGTGCGAGGACACACACTCGTATgtcgcacaaaatttttttatttttattttttaaactcattaaATTCCGTCAATATTGCATTTATACATCTcggcaattatttttttatttccaattaaaattaaatattcaaaaaaaaaaaattctaaacatatttattattagattatatatattttaaaaataaaattggacaaatatattttataattagatttgtatttaaattactttacgttttattttttttttaaaaacaattaaattttaaaataataatattgttataattttaaatatcagaCAATGCATAACAattatttgtgtatttatttgaattatcgtGTCAAGTTggcatgaaaaataaattatgtgtaGTCTAGTATTTTGTTGGCATGAGTTAACATTGTCACTCTACTGTCATCATtatcatgaataaaatttttagtaatatgaattattaaatacatagtttgttgaaataaataattgtcatttatGTACTGATACAATGCTACTGACAGAAATTTAATGCCAAAAACTTGAGTCTctcttgttaattaattatttattacaattgaCAACAAACTTGGCGCaagttttttcataaattcattaatccaataataaatatttattaatttttttaattatgcatcattgaacaataataatgaaaattaattaactgattaatcattgataaaatatgtCACTTGTTATTTCTCCACAATCAATTGAACAAcgagaatttaattattgaaaaatcattttttattaaaagtaatatataaaattaaataactcctttatatcatgaaaaaatttaaattcatttcaacAGATGATTACAATTCTCATTACAGCTAAATCAAATTcacatgattaaaa includes:
- the LOC122859217 gene encoding troponin C, isoallergen Bla g 6.0201-like, which gives rise to MDELGKDQIVLLKKAFDAFDQSKKGCIGTDMVGTILNMLGYEQTEETLAEIIAEVDEDGSGELEFEEFCTLAARFLVEEDTEAMQQELREAFRLYDKEGNGYITTDVFKQILHELDDKLTNEELDLMIEEIDADGSGTLDFDEFMEVMAGGD